The following are from one region of the Pseudohongiella spirulinae genome:
- the purL gene encoding phosphoribosylformylglycinamidine synthase has translation MLVLPGSAAHSDFRIRKLLRVIQQDVPAVTALQSRFVHIADCQAPLNTEQQTVLEQLLAYGDDAGIEEQGEAQGLYRLIVPRPGTISPWSSKATDIVHNCGLSAVQRLERGIEWQVQFSSPLSDKDLQRLDAHLHDKMTQAVLNDVEEAAQLFSHAEPAAMTQVDVLGAGRPALESANRSLGLALADDEIDYLLDAFTGLGRNPNDVELMMFAQANSEHCRHKIFNASWTLDGIDQDLSLFAMIRNTHKKSPDNVLSAYKDNAAVMTGSVAGRFFPQPHNHEYAYSKEPIHILMKVETHNHPTAIAPFPGAATGSGGEIRDEGATGTGAKPKAGLCGFSVSNLRLPELPQPWEEDFGRPAHIVSALDIMLEGPIGAAAFNNEFGRPNLCGYFRTYEESVPSVGGYEVRGYHKPIMIAGGIGNIRENHVQKQSFAPGARLIVLGGPAMLIGLGGGAASSMTAGSGSADLDFASVQRENPEIERRCQEVIDRCWQMGDQNPIAFIHDVGAGGLSNALPELVKDGERGGRFSLRDVPNAEPGMSPLEIWCNEAQERYVLAVMPENLDVFEAICKRERCPFAVVGEATEEHHIQLADSHFDNLPIDLPMSVLFGKPPRMHRDVSSAGVNAVSLDTSQIELTEAFERVLSLPAVGSKSFLITIGDRSITGMVSRDQMVGPWQIPVANAAVTTASFDTYAGEAMSMGERTPVALLDAPASGRMAVAEAITNIASARIADIREIKLSANWMVAAGHPGEDARLYETVKAVGMELCPALGICIPVGKDSMSMRTVWNDDDGAKSNTAPLSLIISAFAPVLDVRRTVTPQLRMDVTDSQLILLDLGRGKNRMGGSALAQVYRELGDTPADLDNAEDLKNFFALIQLLNSEDLLLAYHDRSDGGLAVTLMEMAFAGHCGLDIQLAELMQSDVGVVDVLFNEEPGAVLQVAGASLNKVLSLIEDYALSDCASVIGRPVSGDQMRFLNGGRLLIDISRTASQLTWARTSYELQSLRDNPDCARQEYDRIKDTQDPGLSSHLSFDVAEDVAAPFINTGVKPAVAILREQGVNGQVEMAAAFDRAGFRASDVHMSDLISGRVNLERFDVLAACGGFSYGDVLGAGGGWAKSILFNEALRAQFEAFFRRESTLTLGVCNGCQMVSLLHELIPGAENWPRFERNRSEQFEARVSLLKIPESPSAFFAGMRGSVIPVAVAHGEGRASFMNSEGLSSLKAASGIAAQYVDNYGVITESYPQNPNGSPAGVAGVCSRDGRVTIMMPHPERVFRAVQNSWRDAAWKEDAPTMRMFRNARVWLG, from the coding sequence ATGCTAGTTCTCCCCGGCAGCGCCGCGCATTCAGATTTTCGCATCCGTAAACTTCTCAGAGTGATTCAGCAGGATGTCCCTGCGGTAACAGCTCTGCAGTCGCGCTTCGTCCACATAGCCGATTGTCAGGCTCCCCTGAATACTGAGCAGCAGACAGTACTTGAACAGTTGCTGGCGTATGGCGACGACGCTGGCATTGAGGAGCAGGGTGAAGCGCAGGGCCTGTATCGCCTGATCGTGCCCCGCCCGGGCACTATTTCACCATGGTCAAGCAAGGCTACCGATATTGTTCACAACTGCGGTTTGAGCGCGGTGCAACGTCTGGAGCGTGGTATTGAATGGCAGGTACAGTTCAGCAGTCCCTTGAGTGATAAGGACCTGCAGAGGCTGGACGCGCATTTGCACGACAAGATGACACAGGCCGTGCTGAATGATGTGGAGGAGGCGGCTCAGTTATTCTCCCATGCTGAACCAGCGGCTATGACCCAGGTTGATGTGCTGGGTGCCGGTCGCCCGGCGCTGGAAAGTGCAAACCGGAGTCTGGGTCTGGCACTGGCAGATGATGAAATCGATTATCTGCTGGATGCGTTCACCGGGCTTGGACGTAACCCGAATGATGTAGAGCTGATGATGTTTGCGCAGGCAAACTCGGAGCACTGTCGTCATAAAATTTTCAACGCCAGTTGGACGCTTGACGGCATTGATCAGGACTTGTCACTGTTTGCTATGATCCGCAACACACACAAAAAATCTCCCGACAATGTGCTTTCCGCGTACAAAGATAATGCGGCAGTCATGACAGGTAGTGTTGCGGGTCGCTTTTTTCCGCAGCCACATAATCATGAATATGCATACTCAAAAGAGCCCATACATATTCTAATGAAGGTGGAAACACATAATCACCCAACGGCTATTGCACCGTTTCCCGGGGCGGCTACCGGCAGTGGCGGTGAAATCAGAGATGAAGGGGCGACCGGCACAGGGGCGAAACCAAAAGCCGGCCTGTGTGGTTTCAGCGTTTCTAACCTCCGTTTGCCGGAATTACCTCAGCCATGGGAAGAGGATTTTGGCCGCCCGGCACATATCGTGTCAGCGCTGGATATCATGCTGGAAGGGCCGATCGGTGCGGCAGCCTTTAACAATGAGTTCGGCCGACCCAATCTGTGCGGCTACTTCAGAACCTATGAGGAATCTGTTCCCTCAGTGGGTGGTTACGAGGTGCGTGGTTATCACAAGCCCATCATGATTGCAGGCGGTATTGGCAATATACGCGAGAACCATGTGCAGAAGCAGTCTTTTGCTCCGGGAGCCAGACTGATTGTGCTTGGCGGCCCGGCCATGCTGATTGGCCTGGGAGGCGGCGCGGCATCATCCATGACAGCCGGATCAGGCAGTGCTGATCTGGACTTTGCGTCTGTGCAGCGGGAAAACCCGGAGATAGAGCGTCGATGCCAGGAAGTCATTGACCGTTGCTGGCAGATGGGTGATCAAAATCCGATTGCCTTTATCCATGATGTTGGTGCCGGCGGTCTGTCCAACGCATTACCGGAGCTGGTGAAAGACGGGGAGCGGGGCGGTCGATTCTCTCTGCGTGATGTACCCAATGCAGAACCTGGCATGTCGCCACTGGAAATCTGGTGTAATGAAGCGCAAGAGCGTTATGTGCTGGCTGTCATGCCGGAGAATCTGGACGTGTTCGAGGCGATTTGCAAACGTGAGCGCTGCCCGTTTGCCGTTGTTGGTGAAGCGACTGAAGAACATCATATTCAGTTGGCCGACAGCCATTTTGATAATTTGCCGATAGATCTGCCCATGTCGGTGCTGTTTGGTAAACCGCCACGTATGCACCGCGATGTGAGCAGCGCAGGCGTTAATGCAGTGAGCCTCGATACCTCGCAGATAGAGCTGACCGAGGCCTTTGAGCGAGTGCTCAGTCTGCCTGCGGTTGGCAGCAAGAGTTTCCTTATTACCATTGGTGATCGCTCTATTACCGGTATGGTCAGTCGTGATCAGATGGTTGGCCCCTGGCAGATACCTGTGGCTAATGCAGCTGTTACCACCGCGTCATTCGATACTTATGCGGGTGAGGCCATGTCCATGGGGGAGCGTACGCCGGTTGCACTGCTCGATGCTCCGGCTTCCGGCCGCATGGCAGTCGCCGAGGCTATCACCAATATCGCCAGCGCCCGTATAGCGGATATTCGCGAAATTAAATTGTCCGCTAACTGGATGGTGGCGGCGGGCCATCCCGGTGAAGATGCGCGCCTGTATGAGACTGTCAAAGCTGTTGGCATGGAGCTGTGTCCGGCGCTGGGTATTTGTATTCCGGTCGGCAAAGATTCCATGTCGATGCGTACGGTCTGGAATGATGATGATGGCGCAAAAAGCAACACAGCGCCTTTGTCATTGATCATTTCTGCATTTGCACCGGTGCTTGATGTGCGTCGAACAGTGACACCGCAACTGCGCATGGATGTCACAGACAGCCAATTGATTCTGCTGGATCTGGGGCGGGGCAAAAACCGCATGGGTGGCTCTGCACTGGCGCAAGTGTACCGCGAACTGGGTGATACCCCCGCCGATCTGGATAATGCCGAGGACCTGAAAAACTTTTTTGCGCTTATTCAACTCCTGAACTCAGAAGATCTGCTGCTGGCCTATCATGATCGTTCCGATGGTGGCCTGGCGGTGACTCTGATGGAGATGGCGTTTGCCGGGCATTGTGGTCTGGACATCCAGCTCGCGGAGTTGATGCAGTCTGACGTCGGCGTTGTGGATGTGCTGTTTAACGAAGAGCCCGGCGCTGTATTGCAGGTGGCCGGTGCCAGCCTTAACAAGGTCCTGAGCCTTATTGAAGACTATGCATTGTCTGATTGCGCGAGCGTGATAGGTCGGCCGGTGTCCGGAGATCAGATGCGCTTTCTGAATGGTGGCCGATTACTGATAGATATCAGCCGTACAGCATCCCAGCTGACCTGGGCACGCACCAGTTACGAGCTACAATCTCTGCGTGATAACCCCGACTGCGCCCGCCAGGAATATGATCGTATCAAGGACACACAGGACCCGGGCCTGTCCAGTCACCTGAGTTTTGATGTGGCGGAAGATGTCGCAGCGCCATTTATCAATACGGGTGTCAAACCGGCCGTGGCGATCCTGCGCGAGCAGGGCGTCAACGGTCAGGTGGAAATGGCGGCTGCGTTTGATCGGGCCGGATTTCGCGCAAGCGATGTGCATATGAGTGACTTGATATCAGGGCGTGTCAATCTGGAGCGCTTTGATGTGCTGGCGGCCTGTGGTGGATTTTCCTATGGAGACGTGTTGGGTGCCGGAGGGGGTTGGGCCAAGTCCATTCTCTTCAATGAGGCATTGAGAGCGCAGTTCGAAGCCTTCTTCCGTCGTGAATCAACTCTCACACTGGGTGTATGTAATGGGTGTCAGATGGTTTCGCTGCTCCATGAACTGATTCCTGGCGCAGAGAATTGGCCGCGTTTTGAACGCAACCGTTCCGAGCAGTTTGAGGCTCGGGTCAGTCTTTTAAAAATTCCCGAATCACCGTCGGCTTTTTTCGCCGGGATGCGCGGTTCAGTCATTCCGGTTGCTGTGGCTCATGGCGAAGGGCGTGCCAGTTTTATGAATTCTGAAGGTCTTTCAAGCCTCAAGGCGGCATCCGGTATTGCTGCTCAGTACGTTGATAACTATGGTGTCATAACAGAGTCATACCCGCAGAATCCCAATGGATCGCCTGCCGGGGTGGCCGGGGTATGCAGTCGTGACGGACGGGTGACGATCATGATGCCGCATCCGGAACGGGTGTTCCGGGCTGTGCAGAACTCCTGGCGTGATGCGGCGTGGAAGGAAGATGCGCCAACTATGCGCATGTTCCGCAATGCAAGAGTCTGGCTGGGATAA
- a CDS encoding Nif3-like dinuclear metal center hexameric protein, producing the protein MFKLTFYVPESHLEDVKTAVFAAGGGRIGDYDSCCWQCVGQGQFRPLDGADPFTGKVGVLESVTEFRVELVCDEACIKDVVQALKKAHPYEEPAYDVMATLNY; encoded by the coding sequence ATGTTCAAACTGACGTTCTATGTGCCCGAGTCGCATCTGGAAGACGTGAAAACAGCGGTGTTTGCTGCCGGAGGCGGCAGGATCGGAGATTACGACAGCTGTTGCTGGCAGTGTGTTGGCCAGGGACAGTTTCGTCCACTGGATGGTGCTGACCCGTTTACAGGCAAGGTGGGCGTTCTGGAATCGGTGACCGAATTTCGGGTGGAGCTGGTGTGTGATGAGGCATGTATCAAGGATGTAGTCCAGGCTCTGAAAAAAGCACATCCTTATGAAGAGCCTGCCTATGATGTGATGGCTACGCTGAATTACTGA
- a CDS encoding NUDIX hydrolase — MKFCPQCAEPITHHIPPGDDKLRYCCLSCDQVYYQNPNNIVGTLPCWQDKVLLCRRAIEPRKGLWTLPAGFLENGETTLEGAVRETREEAGAELSMDENSLYALYNLPNINQVYLFFRAELANLDFSAGIESLEVQLFAEDEIPWDEIAFAVVRKTLELYFEDRRARQFPVRMYDVRYSADRRADIRLICQGRQG, encoded by the coding sequence ATGAAATTCTGTCCACAATGTGCCGAACCGATCACACACCATATTCCGCCTGGTGACGACAAACTGCGCTATTGCTGCCTGAGCTGCGATCAGGTCTATTATCAGAACCCTAACAATATCGTTGGCACCCTGCCCTGCTGGCAAGACAAGGTGCTGCTATGCCGACGGGCGATCGAGCCGCGTAAAGGACTCTGGACACTGCCGGCCGGCTTTCTTGAAAATGGTGAAACAACTCTGGAAGGGGCCGTTCGCGAAACACGTGAGGAAGCGGGTGCTGAGCTGAGCATGGACGAAAACAGCCTCTACGCGCTTTACAACCTGCCCAACATCAATCAGGTGTACCTGTTTTTCCGGGCGGAACTGGCAAATCTTGATTTCAGCGCGGGTATAGAGAGCCTGGAGGTTCAGCTATTTGCGGAAGACGAAATCCCCTGGGACGAGATCGCCTTTGCAGTTGTACGTAAAACCCTGGAACTTTATTTCGAAGACAGACGCGCTCGTCAATTCCCGGTACGTATGTATGATGTGCGCTACTCGGCAGACCGGCGGGCTGATATCCGGCTGATCTGTCAAGGCAGGCAGGGATAA
- a CDS encoding DUF3135 domain-containing protein — MAKQLPDFDTLLAMHREDPAALDKLREELTGEIVEAAPSETKRRLAGLQFRINMELQRAGNPTAAFLKLSGMMQESFSELNFCLNNPVDAVKARHQARQNTPKADILRFVPRNKNTSNNTPTQH; from the coding sequence ATGGCAAAACAGTTGCCGGACTTCGACACCTTGCTGGCCATGCACCGCGAGGACCCGGCTGCCCTGGACAAACTTCGCGAGGAATTGACTGGCGAGATTGTCGAGGCGGCTCCGTCAGAGACCAAACGGCGACTTGCCGGCCTGCAGTTCAGAATCAATATGGAACTGCAAAGGGCCGGCAACCCCACCGCAGCCTTCCTCAAATTATCCGGCATGATGCAGGAATCTTTTTCCGAGCTGAACTTCTGTCTCAACAATCCCGTTGATGCCGTTAAAGCCCGCCATCAGGCAAGACAGAATACCCCCAAAGCTGATATCCTCAGGTTCGTTCCGCGTAATAAAAACACCAGTAATAATACGCCGACCCAACACTGA
- a CDS encoding PspC domain-containing protein, with the protein MSNPNERPKLRLDRQNRKLLGVCGGFANYLDVPAALVRVIYCIACLVSPVLLIVYFVLYWLLEDEDRPARIKDAINGKRREDTAQASPFASEETDNVASANQTREPGRFDIRRPLHRSRRNVRVAGVCAGVANYLGVSTFLVRLITLLSLFILGGITIWGYVILWIVLDKEPKVSKKGSQAAAGPSGAHDTFAEASVEQNIEDCAQKLRTTATRLQEVEAFITSKQFRLHCEINRI; encoded by the coding sequence ATGAGCAATCCAAATGAGCGACCAAAGCTCCGCCTTGACCGGCAGAATCGAAAACTGTTGGGCGTTTGCGGCGGTTTCGCCAACTATCTGGACGTGCCTGCTGCTCTGGTCAGGGTTATATACTGCATAGCATGCCTGGTCTCTCCGGTTCTGCTGATTGTGTACTTTGTGCTGTATTGGCTGCTGGAAGACGAAGATCGTCCGGCGCGCATCAAAGATGCAATCAATGGTAAACGCAGGGAAGACACTGCACAGGCGTCGCCATTTGCCTCAGAGGAAACAGACAATGTCGCCTCTGCAAATCAGACCAGGGAGCCAGGTCGATTTGATATCCGGCGCCCGCTGCATCGCAGCCGCCGCAATGTCAGAGTAGCTGGTGTCTGCGCCGGCGTAGCCAACTACCTGGGGGTCAGCACATTTCTGGTACGTCTGATTACCCTGCTGTCATTGTTTATTCTGGGCGGTATTACTATCTGGGGTTATGTAATACTGTGGATAGTGCTTGACAAGGAACCGAAAGTCAGTAAAAAAGGTAGTCAGGCTGCCGCAGGACCATCTGGTGCTCACGATACCTTTGCAGAAGCAAGCGTTGAGCAAAATATCGAAGACTGCGCGCAAAAGTTGCGAACCACGGCCACCCGACTGCAGGAAGTCGAGGCATTTATCACTTCCAAGCAGTTCAGGTTGCATTGTGAAATCAACAGGATCTGA
- the pspB gene encoding envelope stress response membrane protein PspB yields the protein MEFFEFVIALVAVGGTFVTIWVVLLYQRKEKKIPAEAQAHSLSELSQMADSMNQRIDTLESILDAEVPGWREQHEQSK from the coding sequence ATGGAATTCTTCGAATTTGTCATTGCGCTGGTAGCCGTAGGCGGTACGTTCGTGACGATCTGGGTCGTACTACTGTACCAGCGCAAGGAGAAAAAGATCCCGGCAGAGGCGCAGGCTCACTCGCTGAGCGAGCTGAGCCAGATGGCCGACAGCATGAATCAGCGAATCGACACTCTGGAGTCGATTCTTGATGCCGAAGTACCAGGCTGGAGGGAGCAACATGAGCAATCCAAATGA
- the pspA gene encoding phage shock protein PspA: MGIFSRLSDIINSNISAILDKAENPEKMIRMMIQEMEETLVEVRSNTAKVIAEKKTVNRRIEQLRRQGADWEAKAELALNKEREDLARAALVEKSAVQRTISMLEDELGKLDDTLDKLSSEIEQLQAKLTDARARQKTLLMRTSAAQSRLDVNQKLHNVSIDSAMNKFEYYERKIDQMEGQVDSLNIKQRGLADEFEELANQEQIDQELESIKAKLNKQ, translated from the coding sequence ATGGGTATCTTCTCAAGACTGAGCGACATCATTAACTCCAATATCAGCGCCATTCTGGACAAAGCTGAGAATCCGGAAAAAATGATTCGCATGATGATCCAGGAGATGGAAGAGACCTTGGTGGAGGTCCGCAGCAACACCGCCAAAGTGATCGCGGAGAAAAAAACCGTAAACCGTCGCATTGAACAACTACGTCGACAGGGAGCCGACTGGGAGGCCAAAGCAGAACTGGCGCTCAACAAAGAGCGGGAAGATCTGGCGCGTGCGGCTCTGGTGGAAAAGTCTGCTGTCCAGCGAACCATCAGCATGCTGGAAGACGAGTTGGGCAAGCTGGATGACACGCTGGACAAACTCAGTTCAGAAATTGAACAACTGCAGGCAAAATTGACCGATGCACGGGCTCGCCAGAAAACCTTACTGATGCGGACTTCCGCTGCCCAGTCTCGTCTTGACGTCAATCAGAAGCTGCACAATGTCAGTATTGACAGTGCCATGAACAAGTTTGAGTATTACGAGCGAAAGATTGATCAGATGGAAGGTCAGGTAGACAGCCTGAACATCAAACAGCGCGGACTGGCAGATGAGTTTGAAGAGCTGGCCAATCAGGAGCAGATCGATCAGGAACTGGAAAGCATCAAAGCCAAACTCAACAAGCAATAA
- the pspF gene encoding phage shock protein operon transcriptional activator has protein sequence MSDDITLPRMIGESACFLEMQEHVSRVAPLSKPVLIVGERGTGKELIAARLHYLSRRWQNNFLKINCAALSESLLEAQLFGHESGAFTGASGQRKGYFERADGGTLFLDELANTSMMVQEKILRVIEYGEFERLGGNQTLQVDVRIVAATNEDLPALGRTGRFREDLIDRLSFDVITLPPLRARSEDILVLAEHFAVAMVKELELEYFAGFSDSVQQQLIEYSWPGNIRELKNVIERAVYQHPEKTVTSLVFNPFESPFRPSLSPVRDQSVERRDEQAAVSTTAEKENVSSWTGEQLDFRQHMQDYEIDMLKKAMEHCQFNQRKTAELLSLSYHQLRGYLRKYDLLP, from the coding sequence ATGTCTGATGACATTACCTTACCCAGAATGATAGGTGAATCGGCCTGTTTCCTGGAGATGCAGGAGCATGTTTCACGGGTGGCGCCGCTGAGTAAGCCGGTATTGATTGTGGGTGAGCGAGGCACCGGCAAGGAATTGATTGCGGCACGTCTGCATTATCTGTCCCGTCGCTGGCAGAACAACTTTCTCAAGATTAATTGTGCAGCCCTTTCGGAATCCTTGTTGGAAGCGCAATTGTTTGGGCATGAGAGTGGCGCGTTTACTGGTGCATCCGGGCAACGCAAGGGTTATTTCGAGCGCGCTGACGGTGGTACATTGTTTCTGGATGAGCTGGCCAATACCTCCATGATGGTGCAAGAGAAGATTCTGCGGGTTATTGAATATGGTGAGTTCGAGCGATTAGGCGGCAATCAGACCTTGCAGGTTGATGTCCGGATCGTGGCGGCCACCAATGAGGACCTGCCTGCACTGGGCCGAACTGGCAGGTTCAGGGAAGACCTGATCGACCGCCTGTCCTTTGATGTGATCACCTTGCCGCCCTTGAGGGCACGTTCCGAAGATATCCTGGTGCTGGCCGAGCACTTTGCGGTCGCGATGGTGAAAGAGCTGGAGCTGGAGTACTTCGCTGGTTTTTCCGATTCAGTGCAACAACAGCTTATCGAATACAGCTGGCCGGGCAATATACGTGAGCTCAAGAATGTGATTGAACGTGCCGTTTATCAGCATCCGGAAAAGACTGTGACATCCCTGGTCTTTAACCCGTTTGAGTCACCATTTCGGCCGTCGCTGTCTCCCGTTCGCGATCAATCTGTTGAAAGGCGGGACGAGCAAGCGGCTGTATCGACAACTGCTGAAAAAGAGAATGTTTCATCATGGACTGGTGAGCAGCTGGATTTTCGACAGCATATGCAGGACTATGAAATCGACATGCTTAAAAAGGCCATGGAACACTGCCAGTTCAATCAGCGCAAAACGGCTGAACTCCTGAGTCTGAGTTATCATCAATTGCGCGGATATTTGCGTAAATACGACCTGCTCCCGTAA
- a CDS encoding histidine kinase N-terminal 7TM domain-containing protein, producing MEFQFPAINYLYLVAFLTAASLTVFSVSHSKNYGGRLWLAVMFSFAVWTLGELVANSGTTLAWQLGFQRLVYLGVICAVTAWLLFAVHYAGYDRWLSRPVMALIMVVPLSSLVMTTTLDMHSLLYTRAELIMRDGYYVLDLDYGVGFWLQIIACSYLYTLVGSALLLYTSLRRPRIYRVQSVLVGLAALMPVIPNMLYVAGVNVAGGFDPTSLFFVISAVLVTLATQQYHFLTLAPIARDLVFENVNIAVVIATSDDKISDVNPAFVDITGESAGQLIGLPLLDVFKERFDGQDLAREASRWQGRLISRRDGCLFDISSMPVIGPRREKLGYLVLLNDVTLIQKALDEIDRLAGGELLRDKWQRSELQLDLPEIDNK from the coding sequence ATGGAATTTCAGTTTCCTGCTATCAATTATCTGTATCTGGTTGCGTTTCTGACCGCTGCTTCACTGACTGTTTTTTCTGTCAGTCATTCCAAAAACTACGGTGGCCGCCTGTGGTTGGCGGTTATGTTCAGTTTTGCTGTCTGGACACTGGGCGAGTTGGTGGCTAATTCCGGTACTACGCTGGCCTGGCAGTTAGGTTTTCAGCGTCTGGTTTACCTGGGAGTGATCTGTGCCGTTACTGCCTGGTTACTGTTTGCGGTTCATTACGCGGGATATGATCGTTGGCTCAGTCGTCCGGTTATGGCGCTGATCATGGTTGTGCCGCTCAGTTCGCTGGTCATGACAACGACCCTGGATATGCACTCACTGTTGTATACGCGTGCTGAGCTGATAATGCGTGATGGCTATTACGTGCTGGATCTTGATTATGGCGTGGGCTTTTGGCTGCAGATTATTGCCTGTAGTTATCTGTATACGCTGGTTGGTTCTGCATTGTTGCTTTACACCAGTTTGCGCCGGCCGCGTATCTATCGGGTACAATCCGTTCTGGTGGGATTGGCGGCGCTAATGCCGGTGATTCCGAATATGCTGTATGTTGCCGGCGTGAATGTGGCCGGCGGATTTGATCCGACCTCGTTGTTTTTTGTGATCAGTGCAGTCCTGGTCACTCTGGCTACTCAGCAATATCATTTTCTGACACTGGCACCAATTGCCCGGGACCTGGTGTTCGAAAACGTCAATATTGCAGTTGTAATCGCGACCAGTGATGACAAAATCAGCGACGTCAATCCCGCTTTTGTGGATATCACCGGTGAGAGCGCCGGTCAATTGATTGGCCTGCCTCTGCTGGATGTGTTCAAGGAACGTTTTGATGGGCAGGATCTGGCCAGGGAAGCAAGTAGATGGCAGGGGCGTTTGATTTCAAGGCGCGATGGCTGTCTGTTTGACATCAGCAGTATGCCGGTAATCGGACCGCGCAGAGAAAAACTGGGATACCTGGTGCTGCTGAATGATGTGACTCTCATACAGAAAGCGCTTGATGAAATTGACAGGCTGGCCGGTGGGGAACTGCTGCGTGACAAATGGCAACGTTCGGAGCTTCAGCTGGATCTGCCTGAGATTGATAATAAGTGA
- a CDS encoding 4'-phosphopantetheinyl transferase family protein: MKGVHLWLVPDPSIATTVLAEHAESVLSSEELTRCQSHRLPKGQRVFLLTRIVLRELLSHHYPDIQPTQWIFSRSANGKPIVGNPNLNISFNLSHAGSMIALAFAENVSIGVDIEHCEREVDVDGLSGRFFSEAEHKLLMSLPVPARQQRFLTLWTMKEAVVKASGLGLAKALRDYEFIIDEATGHLDFRQSHGRISEQGGPRWEVCAAMSGDYHVALAMSPTDDTSLHSDLTVRWFRWPDRIDCREVDMFYTAKLSD, from the coding sequence GTGAAAGGCGTGCATTTGTGGCTGGTGCCCGATCCGTCTATTGCAACCACAGTGCTGGCAGAGCATGCCGAATCTGTTTTGAGTAGCGAGGAGTTAACACGTTGCCAGAGTCATCGCCTTCCTAAGGGGCAGCGCGTATTTTTGCTGACCAGAATCGTGTTGCGAGAGTTGCTGAGTCATCATTACCCTGATATCCAGCCGACTCAGTGGATTTTCAGTCGTTCAGCAAATGGAAAGCCCATCGTCGGTAATCCGAATCTGAACATCAGTTTCAATCTGTCGCACGCCGGATCCATGATTGCTCTGGCATTCGCTGAGAATGTCAGCATTGGCGTTGACATTGAACATTGTGAGCGCGAGGTTGACGTTGATGGCTTGTCTGGCCGATTTTTTTCTGAAGCGGAGCACAAGTTACTGATGAGCTTGCCCGTGCCTGCTCGCCAACAGCGATTTCTGACCTTGTGGACCATGAAAGAAGCCGTGGTTAAGGCGAGCGGGCTGGGGCTCGCAAAAGCACTAAGGGACTACGAGTTCATCATTGACGAGGCTACCGGCCATTTAGATTTTCGGCAGTCACACGGACGGATTTCAGAACAGGGCGGACCACGCTGGGAGGTTTGCGCAGCAATGTCGGGAGATTATCATGTGGCGCTGGCAATGAGCCCCACTGATGACACAAGTCTGCATTCAGATTTGACAGTCAGGTGGTTCAGATGGCCAGACCGCATTGATTGCCGCGAAGTCGATATGTTCTATACTGCAAAACTCAGTGATTGA